In Methanomicrobiales archaeon, the following proteins share a genomic window:
- a CDS encoding SgcJ/EcaC family oxidoreductase: protein MDAEAGQVQIPYSPDEAAVRDLHSQLVEGWNRGSGVAFAAPFADDADFVGFDGTYLKGRPAIARFHQQVLDLYVPGSRLVGKVRSVRFLSPDIAVMHAVGGMVRGGQRDLDEERNSIQTIVAVREDSGWKIAAFQNSRAWYIGRPKEAQALTEELRQLL from the coding sequence ATGGATGCAGAGGCAGGCCAGGTACAGATACCCTATTCCCCGGACGAAGCGGCCGTCCGCGACCTGCACAGCCAGCTGGTGGAAGGCTGGAACCGTGGCAGTGGCGTGGCCTTCGCCGCCCCCTTTGCTGATGACGCCGATTTCGTGGGATTCGACGGCACCTACCTGAAGGGGCGCCCTGCGATCGCCCGGTTCCACCAGCAGGTTTTGGACCTGTACGTCCCGGGCTCCCGTCTGGTGGGCAAGGTGCGGAGCGTGCGGTTTCTCTCGCCCGACATTGCCGTGATGCACGCGGTCGGGGGAATGGTGCGGGGCGGGCAGCGGGACCTGGACGAGGAGCGCAACTCCATCCAGACCATCGTCGCCGTGCGGGAGGATTCAGGCTGGAAGATCGCGGCGTTCCAGAACTCGCGGGCCTGGTACATCGGGAGGCCGAAGGAGGCCCAGGCGCTGACCGAGGAGCTCCGGCAACTGCTGTAG
- a CDS encoding winged helix-turn-helix domain-containing protein — MPRRTPYEIYWEILVFCRTPRSFTQIVNRCDLNSRIGQDYLEFLAGKGYLAVVREGEKRVYRSTERAREYVSLFTDLYRTLFDKNPGFRL; from the coding sequence ATGCCGAGGCGCACCCCGTACGAGATCTACTGGGAGATCCTGGTCTTCTGCCGCACTCCGCGCTCTTTCACGCAAATAGTCAACCGCTGCGACCTGAACTCCCGGATCGGGCAGGACTACCTGGAATTCCTCGCGGGGAAGGGCTACCTTGCGGTCGTCCGCGAGGGAGAGAAGCGGGTCTACCGGAGCACGGAGAGGGCCCGGGAGTATGTCTCGCTCTTCACGGACCTCTACAGGACCCTTTTTGATAAAAATCCGGGGTTTCGGTTATAG
- a CDS encoding MATE family efflux transporter: protein MTATPRESPSPPLEKEVTRGIHLLRGDPKRAIRKLSGPLIVAMFLIAIYNLADAIWVAGLGSNALAGVGFIAPLFMILIGLSNGLGAGATSLVARRIGARDKAGAESAATHSLVIAFAVSAVLTIFFVVFLRPIVEALGAGPVTDISVEYGQIVFLGTVIFLVVQMAYAILRAEGDTKRTMYAMAISSVLNIVLDPILIYGAGMGVAGAAWATVISIAAVMGVVVYWFSVKRDTYVQLSFRGFAPDPRTFRQILGVGLPASIEFLLMSLVVILVNGILVSIAGTDAVAIYTSGWRIVMFAIVPLIGIGTSVISVAGAAYGAREYEKIRIAHQYSIRIGVAIALATSALTFLFAPQLTGLFTYTPESAPLIPGFILFFQTMCLFYPFVPLGIFSSSIFQGTGHGLTSLVINILRNLAFIAVFIYLLGVVLGLGVPGVYLGIVAGNILGASVGYLWARVFIARLLRVYGPGPVQEPQLELYSPVEEEMKGVED from the coding sequence ATGACTGCGACACCGCGTGAGTCCCCGTCTCCCCCGCTGGAAAAGGAGGTGACCCGTGGCATCCACCTCCTCCGGGGCGATCCCAAGAGGGCGATCCGGAAGCTCTCCGGCCCCCTGATCGTCGCCATGTTCCTGATCGCGATCTACAACCTGGCCGATGCGATCTGGGTGGCCGGGCTCGGGTCGAATGCACTCGCCGGCGTGGGATTCATCGCCCCCCTCTTCATGATCCTGATCGGGCTCTCGAACGGGCTGGGGGCCGGTGCCACTTCGCTGGTCGCGCGGCGGATCGGAGCCCGGGACAAGGCGGGAGCGGAGAGTGCGGCCACGCACTCGCTGGTGATCGCGTTCGCCGTCTCCGCGGTGCTGACGATCTTCTTTGTCGTCTTCCTCCGCCCCATCGTGGAGGCGCTCGGGGCCGGACCCGTGACCGATATCTCGGTCGAGTACGGCCAGATCGTCTTTCTGGGCACCGTCATCTTCCTCGTCGTCCAGATGGCCTATGCCATCCTGCGGGCGGAAGGGGATACGAAGCGGACGATGTACGCCATGGCCATCTCCTCGGTCCTCAACATCGTCCTGGACCCGATCCTGATCTACGGGGCCGGGATGGGGGTCGCCGGGGCGGCCTGGGCGACCGTCATCTCCATCGCAGCCGTGATGGGAGTCGTCGTCTACTGGTTCTCGGTGAAGCGGGACACCTACGTCCAGCTCTCGTTCCGTGGCTTTGCCCCCGATCCCCGCACCTTTCGCCAGATCCTGGGTGTGGGGCTCCCGGCGAGCATCGAGTTCCTGCTGATGTCGCTCGTGGTGATCCTGGTCAACGGGATCCTGGTCTCCATTGCGGGGACCGACGCGGTGGCCATCTACACCTCCGGGTGGCGGATCGTGATGTTCGCGATCGTCCCCCTGATCGGGATCGGCACCTCCGTGATCTCGGTCGCCGGCGCCGCCTACGGGGCCCGCGAGTACGAGAAGATCCGCATCGCCCACCAGTACTCGATCCGGATCGGCGTCGCGATCGCGCTGGCGACGAGCGCCCTCACCTTTCTCTTCGCCCCCCAGCTCACCGGGCTCTTCACGTACACCCCGGAGAGCGCCCCCCTGATCCCGGGCTTCATCCTCTTCTTCCAGACGATGTGCCTCTTCTACCCCTTCGTCCCGCTGGGCATCTTCTCCTCCTCGATCTTCCAGGGGACCGGCCACGGCCTCACCTCGCTTGTGATCAACATCCTGCGGAACCTGGCCTTCATCGCGGTCTTCATCTACCTGCTGGGGGTCGTCCTCGGGCTCGGGGTCCCGGGTGTCTACCTGGGCATCGTCGCCGGGAACATCCTGGGAGCGTCGGTGGGCTACCTGTGGGCACGGGTGTTCATTGCGAGGCTCCTGCGGGTCTACGGACCGGGACCTGTCCAGGAGCCACAGCTTGAACTGTATTCTCCTGTAGAAGAGGAGATGAAGGGCGTCGAGGACTAA
- a CDS encoding radical SAM protein, translating into MTAQTFAAERDPFRCEFCGFCETLVPCHRVLAGDTSACSGCGACALACPNEAIRMVESPRTRQVAIRVDGDRVSVPERITVKRALELLGYSFGSMPAEGDLFAPCGVGGCWSCAVLIDGELRQSCVTTVRERMEIMTRVPPSLPPRRSVHGWMGHAVGGVGTPWHLKSPAGFIEAAVFACGCNLRCPQCQNWRMAYSGVLPPLTAEEAATRMTLARRYYGVDRMAVSGGESTLNRSWLLSYVRHLKSMNPDGRARIHVDTNATILTEDYIDALVDAGMTDIGPDLKGLTAETFVRITGIGDPDLAERYRRMAWSAVEYLVRRYRDEVFVGVGIPYNPALISKDEVAAMGERLCRLDPGLQVCVLDYRPEFRRLDLVRPTRSRMREIREILHGTGLKTVLCQTASGYIGP; encoded by the coding sequence ATGACGGCTCAAACCTTCGCAGCCGAACGGGACCCTTTCCGCTGCGAATTCTGCGGCTTTTGCGAGACGCTCGTCCCCTGCCATCGCGTTCTGGCAGGGGACACATCGGCGTGCTCCGGCTGCGGGGCCTGCGCCCTGGCCTGCCCCAACGAAGCCATCCGCATGGTGGAGAGCCCGAGGACACGGCAGGTCGCGATTCGCGTGGACGGCGATCGGGTATCCGTCCCCGAACGGATCACCGTCAAGCGGGCGCTCGAGCTGCTCGGCTACTCCTTCGGCTCGATGCCGGCCGAGGGCGATCTCTTTGCCCCCTGCGGGGTCGGGGGGTGCTGGAGCTGTGCCGTGCTGATCGACGGGGAGCTCCGGCAGAGCTGCGTCACCACGGTGCGGGAGAGGATGGAGATCATGACCCGGGTCCCGCCCTCCCTGCCTCCCCGGCGGTCCGTTCACGGCTGGATGGGGCACGCGGTCGGCGGCGTCGGCACTCCCTGGCACCTGAAGAGTCCGGCGGGATTCATCGAGGCGGCGGTCTTTGCCTGCGGCTGCAACCTGCGCTGCCCCCAGTGCCAGAACTGGCGGATGGCGTACAGCGGCGTCCTGCCGCCCCTGACGGCGGAGGAGGCGGCAACCCGGATGACCCTTGCCCGCCGATACTACGGGGTGGACCGCATGGCCGTATCCGGCGGCGAGAGCACGCTGAACCGCTCATGGCTCCTCTCCTACGTCCGGCACCTGAAGAGCATGAACCCCGACGGGCGGGCCCGCATCCATGTCGATACGAACGCCACCATCCTCACGGAGGATTACATCGACGCCCTCGTCGATGCCGGCATGACCGATATCGGGCCCGATCTGAAGGGGCTCACCGCGGAGACATTCGTGCGCATCACAGGCATAGGGGATCCCGATCTCGCGGAGCGTTACCGGCGGATGGCATGGAGCGCCGTCGAATACCTGGTCCGCCGGTATCGGGACGAGGTCTTCGTCGGCGTGGGAATCCCCTACAATCCAGCCCTGATCTCGAAGGACGAGGTTGCCGCCATGGGGGAGCGTCTCTGCCGCCTGGATCCCGGGCTGCAGGTCTGCGTCCTGGACTACCGCCCGGAGTTCAGGAGGCTGGACCTCGTGCGGCCCACCCGTTCCCGGATGCGGGAGATCCGGGAGATCCTGCACGGCACGGGGCTGAAGACCGTCCTCTGCCAGACCGCTTCGGGCTACATCGGGCCGTGA
- a CDS encoding ZIP family metal transporter codes for MLDQFTELHPVLQAFLAGCFTWGLTALGAALVFFTREIDRRTLDGMLGFAGGIMIAASFWSLLVPAIELSGSVGLQACAPPAVGFILGGVFLRGMDRFLPHLHPGFPDSLAEGPRSSLRRTSLLVIAITMHNIPEGLAVGVAFGAVAAGISPEGLGAAMVLALGIGLQNFPEGFAVSGPLAGEGHSRLKSFWYGQLSAVVEPIAAVIGAAAVVIAQPLLPYALGFAAGAMIFVVGEEVIPQSQMHGNTDLATMSLLFGFVTMMVLDVTFG; via the coding sequence ATGCTCGACCAGTTCACGGAACTGCACCCGGTCCTGCAGGCCTTTCTCGCCGGATGCTTCACCTGGGGGCTCACCGCCCTCGGTGCCGCCCTGGTCTTCTTCACGCGGGAGATCGACCGCCGCACGCTGGACGGCATGCTCGGGTTTGCCGGGGGCATCATGATTGCCGCCAGCTTCTGGTCGCTTCTGGTGCCGGCCATCGAACTGTCCGGATCGGTCGGCCTTCAGGCATGCGCACCGCCGGCAGTCGGGTTCATCCTCGGCGGGGTGTTCCTCCGCGGGATGGACCGCTTCCTCCCCCACCTCCACCCGGGGTTCCCCGATTCCCTGGCAGAAGGGCCGAGATCCTCGCTGCGCCGCACGTCGCTGCTCGTGATCGCCATCACGATGCACAACATCCCCGAGGGGCTTGCGGTCGGGGTTGCATTCGGCGCGGTCGCCGCGGGCATCTCCCCCGAAGGCCTGGGAGCGGCCATGGTCCTGGCGCTGGGGATCGGCCTGCAGAACTTCCCGGAAGGATTTGCCGTCTCGGGCCCGCTCGCCGGGGAAGGGCACTCGCGGCTCAAAAGCTTCTGGTATGGGCAGCTCTCCGCGGTAGTGGAGCCGATTGCCGCGGTCATCGGGGCAGCAGCCGTCGTTATCGCCCAGCCGCTGCTCCCCTATGCTCTTGGATTTGCTGCAGGCGCCATGATCTTCGTGGTGGGGGAAGAGGTGATCCCGCAGTCGCAGATGCACGGAAATACGGATCTCGCGACGATGAGCCTGCTTTTTGGTTTCGTCACGATGATGGTGCTGGACGTGACGTTCGGGTGA
- a CDS encoding DUF1648 domain-containing protein, translating to MAAGSRQEPGGVRAVVQPGRAMAAGPADKRAMLFMRLTYVVAGLSWVVALFALPYLPETIPIHWNAYGQADGFASRLVGAFTFSAIITLTAVFLTVSPRFERWRHTFDDGGEISPLSRSSQRSARSPGCRRWSSSRPPA from the coding sequence ATGGCAGCAGGTTCGAGACAGGAACCCGGCGGGGTGAGAGCGGTGGTGCAGCCGGGGAGAGCGATGGCTGCCGGGCCGGCAGATAAGCGTGCGATGCTCTTCATGCGGCTCACGTATGTGGTCGCAGGACTGTCGTGGGTTGTCGCCCTCTTCGCCCTCCCCTATCTCCCGGAGACCATTCCGATCCACTGGAACGCCTACGGCCAGGCGGACGGGTTTGCCAGCAGGCTGGTTGGAGCGTTCACCTTCTCCGCCATCATCACGCTGACCGCAGTTTTCCTGACCGTATCGCCCCGCTTCGAGCGCTGGCGGCACACATTCGACGATGGCGGCGAGATCTCTCCGCTATCGCGATCCTCGCAACGGTCAGCACGATCTCCGGGTTGCAGGCGCTGGTCCTCCTCTCGTCCGCCGGCGTGA
- the dps gene encoding DNA protection during starvation protein, with amino-acid sequence MATVAREVVEKTGIDLGKLLEMLVKNASAELTTYYYYTILRINLIGLEGEGIKEIAETARIEDRNHFEALVPRIYELGGSLPENMVDFHNISACRPARLPQDPKNITEMLTVLVNAERCAVKGYTEICNYTAGKDHRTYDLSLSILNEEIEHESWFSEFLSEGPSGHFLRRGETSPFVSKFLR; translated from the coding sequence ATGGCAACAGTTGCACGCGAAGTGGTTGAAAAAACAGGCATCGACCTCGGGAAACTCCTGGAGATGCTGGTGAAGAATGCATCGGCCGAGCTGACCACGTACTACTACTACACGATCCTCCGGATCAACCTGATCGGGCTCGAAGGCGAGGGGATAAAGGAGATCGCGGAGACGGCACGCATCGAGGACCGCAATCACTTCGAGGCGCTCGTCCCCCGCATCTACGAACTGGGAGGCAGTCTGCCGGAGAACATGGTGGATTTCCACAATATCTCCGCCTGCAGGCCGGCACGGCTGCCGCAGGACCCGAAGAACATCACCGAGATGCTCACGGTGCTGGTGAATGCGGAGCGGTGCGCCGTGAAGGGTTACACGGAGATATGCAACTATACCGCGGGGAAGGATCACCGCACCTACGATCTCTCGCTCTCGATCCTCAACGAGGAGATCGAGCACGAGTCCTGGTTCTCCGAGTTCCTCAGCGAGGGGCCTTCAGGGCATTTCCTGCGGAGAGGGGAGACGTCTCCGTTCGTCTCGAAATTCCTCCGGTAA
- a CDS encoding class I SAM-dependent methyltransferase translates to MNGRSHVYPASRAALLDNRVRRLVHPPQKILGDFIRPGDVVLDIGSGSGFFTRAMARMVGGTGKVIAVDLQEAMLQKVQETAQEEGLLPRIRLHRARTDTLDCSRRECADFALAFYVVHEVPDAGRLLREIAALLVPGGSLLVVEPKGEVPAAEFERMVESAHSAGFRTVKRPKVLFSRAVVLQKVETG, encoded by the coding sequence GTGAACGGTCGATCCCATGTCTATCCCGCATCCCGGGCCGCCCTGCTGGACAACCGGGTCCGCCGACTGGTGCACCCGCCGCAGAAGATCCTCGGTGATTTCATCCGCCCGGGGGATGTGGTGCTGGATATCGGATCCGGCTCCGGATTCTTTACGCGGGCGATGGCCCGCATGGTAGGAGGTACGGGCAAGGTCATCGCCGTCGACCTCCAGGAGGCGATGCTGCAGAAGGTGCAGGAGACGGCACAGGAGGAGGGCCTTCTGCCACGCATCCGCCTGCACAGGGCCAGGACGGATACTCTGGATTGTTCCAGACGAGAATGCGCCGATTTTGCCCTGGCCTTCTACGTGGTCCACGAGGTCCCGGATGCGGGGAGGCTGCTTCGAGAGATTGCCGCCCTCCTCGTGCCGGGGGGAAGCCTGCTCGTTGTCGAGCCGAAGGGGGAGGTCCCGGCTGCAGAGTTCGAGAGAATGGTAGAATCCGCTCATTCGGCCGGGTTCCGAACCGTGAAACGGCCGAAGGTGCTGTTCAGCAGGGCGGTGGTGCTCCAGAAGGTGGAGACGGGCTGA
- a CDS encoding FAD-dependent oxidoreductase: MQFQTHVAEILVRAEKVKSFRFGRPPEFTYDPGQWIFVTIRADGEETTKHFSLSSCPTEEDYIEFTKRITDHPFSLALDALRPGDWASIDGPHGRFTFSGQHPRVGMITGGIGITPMLSMIRYCTDMGAQSRITLLYGSRSEGNIIFREELAELERRNALLKVVHCLSRPGDAWKGRRGHVSAQVIEEEIPDYRERVFYVSGPPALVADLTRALRTLGVPEDRIQREIFPGY, translated from the coding sequence ATGCAATTCCAGACACACGTCGCGGAGATACTGGTCCGGGCAGAAAAGGTGAAGAGTTTCCGGTTCGGGCGGCCGCCGGAGTTCACGTACGATCCCGGCCAGTGGATATTCGTCACCATCCGGGCTGACGGGGAGGAGACGACCAAGCATTTCAGCCTCTCGAGCTGCCCCACGGAAGAGGACTACATCGAATTCACCAAGAGGATCACCGATCACCCCTTCTCGCTGGCGCTCGATGCGCTTCGCCCGGGGGACTGGGCGTCCATCGACGGGCCCCATGGCCGCTTTACGTTCAGCGGTCAGCATCCCCGGGTGGGGATGATAACGGGAGGGATCGGTATCACCCCCATGCTGAGCATGATCCGCTATTGCACGGACATGGGGGCGCAGTCCCGAATCACGCTCCTGTATGGAAGCCGCAGTGAGGGGAACATCATCTTCCGCGAGGAACTGGCCGAACTGGAGAGGAGGAACGCGCTCCTGAAGGTCGTCCACTGCCTGTCACGCCCGGGCGACGCCTGGAAAGGGAGACGGGGGCATGTCAGTGCGCAGGTGATCGAAGAAGAGATACCGGATTACCGGGAGCGTGTCTTTTACGTATCCGGTCCTCCTGCGCTCGTCGCCGATCTGACCAGAGCACTCCGGACACTGGGTGTGCCGGAGGATCGGATACAAAGAGAGATCTTTCCGGGCTACTGA
- a CDS encoding MarR family transcriptional regulator produces MHPDLPLGALISLIRRNHIVALNTRLKPLGLSAAQVPVLLYLSRREGVSQEAIARFFHLDKATIARGVRRLEEDAFVCRRVDPDNRRAYGLYLTGKGKEIIAEILEIEAGWEEELLAVLSEQERQDAIHLLRTLAEHSLAIAGVEHDCDTA; encoded by the coding sequence ATGCACCCGGACCTGCCCCTCGGAGCCCTGATCTCCCTCATCCGCCGCAACCATATCGTCGCGCTCAACACCCGCCTGAAACCTCTCGGCCTCTCTGCCGCCCAGGTCCCTGTCCTCCTCTACCTATCGCGGAGGGAGGGGGTCTCCCAGGAGGCGATCGCCCGCTTCTTCCACCTGGACAAGGCGACCATCGCCCGCGGGGTGCGCCGCCTGGAAGAGGACGCCTTTGTCTGCCGCAGGGTAGATCCCGACAACCGCCGGGCCTACGGGCTCTACCTGACCGGAAAGGGGAAGGAGATCATCGCAGAGATCCTGGAGATCGAGGCCGGCTGGGAGGAGGAACTCCTCGCCGTCCTCTCGGAGCAGGAGCGGCAGGATGCGATCCATCTGCTGCGCACCCTCGCCGAACACAGCCTTGCCATCGCCGGAGTCGAGCATGACTGCGACACCGCGTGA
- a CDS encoding CPBP family intramembrane metalloprotease, giving the protein MRRGIAAYLILAFGIAWALWIPLWLLWIPASRGVAPLAFIAGAFAPAIAAAIVRLVVTRDGFADAALAVNLRRAWPYYLFAGLWPFLVLAGIPALSFVLGGAVGALSLPPEALPGLLDAPRYGALLLNALILTPLFFGEEFGWRGYLQIRLFGDRPLLAAISTGAIWGVWQLPAVLAGYLPNQHGLLSLVSIPVYMILFSIVLGWLRLRAESVWAPSLAHSANTTIVPRLGAILPVGSGYGDLFFLPAGLLFLGALGLLCIGIVAGGGLASRKRR; this is encoded by the coding sequence GTGAGAAGAGGCATCGCCGCCTACCTCATCCTCGCCTTCGGGATCGCCTGGGCACTCTGGATTCCCCTCTGGCTGCTCTGGATCCCCGCATCGAGGGGCGTCGCGCCGCTGGCGTTCATTGCGGGGGCGTTCGCGCCGGCGATCGCGGCGGCCATCGTCCGCCTCGTGGTGACGCGGGATGGGTTTGCCGACGCCGCCCTCGCGGTCAACCTGCGGCGGGCCTGGCCCTACTACCTCTTCGCCGGGCTCTGGCCGTTCCTCGTTCTTGCGGGAATCCCGGCCCTTTCTTTCGTGCTCGGCGGGGCAGTAGGCGCGCTCTCCCTGCCGCCGGAAGCCCTGCCGGGGCTCCTGGATGCGCCCCGGTACGGGGCGCTCCTCCTGAACGCCCTCATCCTTACGCCGCTCTTCTTCGGCGAGGAGTTCGGCTGGCGGGGTTACCTGCAGATCCGCCTGTTCGGCGACCGCCCGCTGCTGGCGGCTATATCAACCGGCGCGATCTGGGGCGTCTGGCAGTTACCCGCGGTGCTGGCAGGCTACCTGCCCAACCAGCACGGGCTCTTAAGCCTGGTTTCCATCCCCGTGTACATGATCCTCTTCTCGATCGTGCTCGGCTGGCTGCGGCTGCGGGCGGAGAGCGTCTGGGCGCCGAGCCTGGCCCACTCGGCGAACACCACGATCGTTCCCCGGCTGGGCGCGATCCTGCCTGTCGGGAGCGGGTACGGGGACCTGTTCTTCCTGCCGGCCGGACTCCTTTTCCTGGGCGCGCTCGGCCTTCTCTGCATCGGGATCGTGGCAGGCGGGGGGCTGGCCTCCAGGAAGCGCCGGTAA
- a CDS encoding cache domain-containing protein, with protein MGTDLSGLQDPFGMENIRVLVEAARSGGGYVVFVWPNLENENRGEVKIGYVLPVDEVWWVGSGFYPSEITGEDAPLP; from the coding sequence ATCGGGACAGACCTCTCCGGGCTACAGGATCCCTTCGGGATGGAGAACATCCGGGTGCTGGTCGAGGCTGCACGCTCCGGTGGCGGTTACGTCGTGTTCGTCTGGCCGAACCTGGAGAACGAGAACCGGGGCGAGGTGAAGATCGGCTACGTCCTCCCCGTGGACGAGGTCTGGTGGGTCGGATCGGGTTTCTACCCGAGCGAGATCACCGGGGAGGATGCGCCTCTTCCCTGA